The nucleotide sequence ATTGTCGGCGAAGACGGCTTCGCGCGGCTGAAGATGGGCTCCGATCCTCCCGGAACGCCATACCGCGCGCTGCAGCGCGCGCTGCTCGCACTGCGCGAGCGCGGCGTCGTCCTTGCGGTTTCGAGCAAGAACGACGAGGCCGATGCGATGGAGGTGCTCGAGAAGCATCCGGACATGCTCGTGCGGCCGGCGCATTTCGCGACGCTGCGGATCAACTGGGAGAGCAAAGCGGAGAACATCCGGTCGATCGCGAGCGAGCTGAACATCGGTCTCGACGCGGTCGCGTTCATCGACGACAATCCGGTCGAGCGAGCCGAGGTCCGGGCGATGCTGCCGCAAGTGCGCGTCCTCGACCTGCCCCCCGAGCCATCGAAATACGCGCGGATCGTGCTCGAGAATCCGTTCTTCCAACGCGTCACCGCAGCTTCGGTCGAAGACCGTCAGCGCACCCAGTTCTACAAAGAACAGGCACAGCGTGCGACGATGCTCGCGTCTGCCGGATCGAAGGAGGAATTCTATCGAAGCCTCGGTCAGGTCGCCGACATCGCCGCCGCGAACGATCTCACGCTCGGCCGCGTCGCGCAGCTCACACAGAAGACGAACCAATTCAACTTGACGACGCGACGTTATGGCGAAGCGGACATCGCACGCTTCATGAGTGATCCGAAAAGAAAACTTCTGACGATCAAAGTGAGCGACCGCCTCGGCGACAACGGCATCGTCGGCACCGCGATCACCGAAGACGATGGCGACGTATGCAGGCTCGACACGTTCTTGCTGAGCTGTCGCGTCATCGGGCGAGGAATCGAAACTGCGTTCATCGCATACATCGCGGACCAAGCGCGTCTGCGCGGGAAGTCACGCCTCGTGGGGATGTTTTGCCCAACCGCCAAGAACGAGCTCGCAAAGCACTTCTATGAAGACCACGGCTTCCGGCGCATCGCCGACGATGCGGACGGCTCCGTGTGGGAGCTCGTGCTCGCGAACAGCGATCTCAAGGCGCCGGAATGGATCACGGTAACGCCGGCGCCAGCGGTGCCGGCGTAAGTCCGACCTTCGCGGTCGTCCAGCAGATCGCCGCGGGCGTCTTCGGCGTCGCTGAATGCGACATCTCGCCCGAATCCTCGCCGCAGACAGTCGAACGCTGGGACTCCGTCCAGCAGATCTACCTCGTCCTCGCTCTCGAAGAGCGTTTCGGCGTACAGCTCGCGCTCGAGGATATCGAGGAATTGAAAAACCTCGGCGATATCGCCAAGGCTATCGACAAGAAGGTGTAGCGGTCGAGCTTTAGCTCGACTGGACCGCTTCGACCGGTGTCTTCGCGAGAACGCGCGCGGGGCAGCCGACCGCGATGCTGTTCGGCGGTATATCCGAGACGACCGATGAGCCCGCGCCGATCGTCGTGTTCTTGCCGATCGTGACGCCTGGCGCGATCGAGCTGTTCGGCCCGACGAGGACGCCGTCTTCGATCGTCACCGGCGCGTAGCCCATCGTGACGCCGCGCGGCGAGTCTTTGTCGCGCTTGAGCTGATTGGCGCTGATGGCGACGTGCGCGCCGATGTGCACGCCATTGCCGAACGTGATGCCGCCCGCTCCGTTCAACACCGAGTACGGGCCGATCTCGCAATCATCGCCGACCGTGATGTGTCCGGCATAGTTGTTCCACGCGCCGCCCGCGCAGCTCAAGTATGCCCCGACGTCGATGACGCAGTTCTTGCCGTACTTGAACTTGTCTTCGCCTCGAAGCGTGACGCCCTCGGCGATCGAGATGTCGGGCAGGCGGCTGCGCGCCGGCTGAACGGCTTTGCGGAATCGGCGCATGAAGCG is from Candidatus Eremiobacteraceae bacterium and encodes:
- a CDS encoding HAD-IIIC family phosphatase, translating into MTERDTIDRLLEHGKLAEAFQTLADAWNREPSLNSAQFVIAKYERHRADLDLIACRLAILRSVTVEPLVPLLRAAAYVNGIDLEVRVSDFDTYATEMLDPRSALYEFQPRVVLLALNTASVAPQLWAPSDDSESHLRTVADDTVARLTPLLHAFRKNSQADLIFHLLDSPDLTTRGSLESHATFGQRAAIESVNERLAAVARGMNGIHPLDYDALVARHGRRDWFDEGKWEQFRLPATAPNLRHIVDEWLRFIQPVIGAVVKVAVVDLDDTLWKGIVGEDGFARLKMGSDPPGTPYRALQRALLALRERGVVLAVSSKNDEADAMEVLEKHPDMLVRPAHFATLRINWESKAENIRSIASELNIGLDAVAFIDDNPVERAEVRAMLPQVRVLDLPPEPSKYARIVLENPFFQRVTAASVEDRQRTQFYKEQAQRATMLASAGSKEEFYRSLGQVADIAAANDLTLGRVAQLTQKTNQFNLTTRRYGEADIARFMSDPKRKLLTIKVSDRLGDNGIVGTAITEDDGDVCRLDTFLLSCRVIGRGIETAFIAYIADQARLRGKSRLVGMFCPTAKNELAKHFYEDHGFRRIADDADGSVWELVLANSDLKAPEWITVTPAPAVPA
- a CDS encoding acyl carrier protein — translated: MDHGNAGASGAGVSPTFAVVQQIAAGVFGVAECDISPESSPQTVERWDSVQQIYLVLALEERFGVQLALEDIEELKNLGDIAKAIDKKV
- a CDS encoding acyltransferase; this translates as MRRFRKAVQPARSRLPDISIAEGVTLRGEDKFKYGKNCVIDVGAYLSCAGGAWNNYAGHITVGDDCEIGPYSVLNGAGGITFGNGVHIGAHVAISANQLKRDKDSPRGVTMGYAPVTIEDGVLVGPNSSIAPGVTIGKNTTIGAGSSVVSDIPPNSIAVGCPARVLAKTPVEAVQSS